A genome region from Candidatus Bathyarchaeia archaeon includes the following:
- the tgtA gene encoding tRNA guanosine(15) transglycosylase TgtA, with protein sequence MIEFEVRDRDLLARIGRLKTRNGIIETPIFLPVINPVKDVVAPKILWEDFGCKALITNAYITRKHFSKEAEEKGIHNILGFPGVIMTDSGAYQILAYGSIDVTNEEIIRYQENIGSNIATILDVPTGWNVSLEYAKYTVEETLRRARELERLKSRADIAWVGPIQGGCYIDLVATSAMEMGKLSFDIYALGSPTPVMEQYLFTTLVDMIFAAKMNIPVNHPFHLFGAGHPFMFSLIVALGCDLFDSAAYSIFARENRYLTEYGTMRLEDLKYLPCSCPICTKRDVKDFIEMPHDEREKELSKHNLYVCFTEIRRIKQAISEGRLWEYMEMRVNSHPSLLQALKRLHKYSKYIEVSSPSVKKKGLFFFSSIDLARPEVIRYAERLKERYTPPKWAKVLLLIPDDESKSNRKRKRLKKIASMVHKRFNLDLDSIHLCFYSLPFGVIPIELSETYPLYQYEYAYPPDSDIKEYTIERIIEYVSNTAYTTIIISFEENAWSENLADLLIKKLSECKIRVEILTLSI encoded by the coding sequence ATGATAGAGTTTGAAGTTCGGGACAGAGATCTCCTAGCAAGGATCGGTAGACTAAAGACAAGAAATGGAATAATTGAGACACCAATATTCTTACCGGTTATAAATCCAGTTAAGGATGTTGTAGCACCAAAAATCTTATGGGAAGACTTTGGCTGTAAAGCGCTAATAACTAATGCATATATTACGAGAAAGCATTTTAGTAAGGAGGCTGAGGAAAAAGGAATTCATAACATACTTGGTTTTCCAGGCGTTATTATGACTGATTCAGGAGCCTATCAGATTCTTGCCTATGGAAGCATAGATGTAACCAATGAGGAAATCATAAGATATCAGGAGAATATAGGCTCTAATATTGCAACAATTCTTGATGTACCAACGGGCTGGAATGTTTCATTAGAATATGCAAAATATACCGTTGAAGAGACTCTAAGAAGAGCTAGAGAGCTAGAGAGACTGAAGAGCCGGGCTGATATAGCGTGGGTCGGACCCATTCAGGGAGGATGTTATATTGATCTTGTGGCCACTTCAGCTATGGAAATGGGGAAACTATCCTTCGATATATATGCTCTAGGCAGCCCCACGCCAGTTATGGAACAATATCTGTTCACCACGCTGGTTGATATGATCTTTGCAGCCAAAATGAATATACCAGTAAATCATCCCTTTCATCTTTTTGGAGCTGGACACCCATTTATGTTCTCTTTAATTGTTGCCTTAGGATGCGATCTCTTTGATTCGGCAGCCTACTCAATTTTCGCGAGGGAAAATCGATATTTAACTGAGTATGGAACAATGCGCCTTGAAGACCTTAAATATCTGCCATGCTCATGTCCCATCTGCACGAAGCGTGATGTAAAAGATTTTATAGAGATGCCCCATGATGAGAGGGAAAAAGAGCTTAGTAAACATAACTTGTATGTCTGCTTTACTGAAATTAGGAGAATTAAGCAGGCAATATCTGAAGGCAGATTATGGGAGTATATGGAGATGAGAGTCAATAGTCATCCATCGCTTCTTCAAGCACTAAAAAGATTACATAAATATAGTAAATATATTGAGGTGAGTAGCCCAAGCGTTAAGAAAAAGGGTTTATTCTTTTTTAGCTCTATTGATTTAGCAAGACCTGAAGTGATACGTTATGCTGAGAGATTGAAAGAGAGGTATACGCCACCAAAATGGGCCAAAGTCTTACTTCTAATCCCAGACGATGAATCAAAGAGTAATCGTAAGCGTAAACGTCTCAAAAAAATCGCTTCTATGGTACATAAAAGGTTTAATTTAGACTTAGATTCTATTCACCTATGCTTTTATTCGCTACCCTTTGGGGTTATACCCATCGAACTCTCTGAGACTTATCCATTATATCAATATGAGTATGCGTATCCACCGGACAGCGATATTAAAGAGTATACTATTGAGAGAATTATAGAATACGTCAGCAACACAGCTTACACAACCATAATAATTTCATTTGAGGAGAACGCATGGAGTGAGAATCTGGCGGATCTCCTCATTAAAAAATTATCCGAGTGTAAAATTAGAGTTGAAATTTTAACTCTAAGCATATAG
- a CDS encoding PAC2 family protein: MVCKIKIYEKPDLNNPVLIEGLPGIGLVANIAVAYLIKKLNAKIFCEIKSSYFQDVAVTDANGSLKFPYNQLYYYKGSEMGKRDLILLYGNTQALTSRGQYELCGRILDIAEEFSCRFIITLGGYRPGRPTIKPKLYFAASDNETARIARDLGAEVLPIQIFGVAGLLVGMCRLRGIRGLCLLSETHGEYPDKEAASELLKALSKILNIEIDLSDLVDLRNLISVLSPFDFGALFKGREKKDRPTWLV; encoded by the coding sequence TTGGTATGCAAAATTAAAATTTATGAGAAGCCAGATTTAAATAATCCTGTCTTAATAGAGGGTCTCCCGGGTATAGGTCTTGTCGCAAATATAGCGGTTGCCTACCTCATAAAAAAGCTAAATGCTAAAATCTTCTGTGAGATTAAATCCTCATACTTCCAAGATGTAGCTGTCACTGATGCGAATGGTTCCCTTAAGTTTCCATATAATCAGCTTTATTATTATAAGGGAAGTGAGATGGGTAAACGGGATCTTATACTCCTGTATGGTAATACTCAAGCACTTACATCCCGAGGACAGTATGAGCTTTGTGGGCGCATACTTGATATTGCGGAAGAGTTCAGTTGCAGGTTTATTATAACGCTTGGGGGCTATAGACCGGGAAGACCTACTATTAAACCAAAACTTTACTTCGCTGCCTCAGATAATGAGACAGCGAGGATTGCCAGAGATCTCGGCGCGGAAGTTCTACCTATACAGATTTTTGGCGTTGCTGGTCTCTTAGTTGGAATGTGTAGGTTGCGTGGTATTAGAGGTCTCTGTCTGCTCTCCGAAACTCATGGCGAGTATCCGGATAAAGAGGCGGCTAGCGAGCTCCTTAAGGCTCTTTCCAAAATATTAAATATTGAGATTGATTTGAGTGATTTAGTTGACCTAAGAAATTTAATAAGTGTTCTTTCACCATTTGATTTTGGGGCTTTATTCAAAGGAAGAGAGAAGAAGGATAGACCTACATGGCTAGTTTAG
- a CDS encoding NAD(P)H-dependent oxidoreductase, which translates to MVNILIIYDSKTGNTEKAALLIAEGVRMVNGVKCVVKRADDTTLDDLLGADGIIVGSPTYYGGMSAKIKSLIDKSVEIHGKLDGKVGAAFTTSGGTATGAETTLLSILKALLIHGMIIKGNPEDKHYGLAIVGAPESEEDKEECRKFGFMIADLTKKISKIKTE; encoded by the coding sequence ATGGTGAACATTCTCATAATTTATGATTCAAAGACTGGGAACACTGAGAAGGCAGCTCTTTTGATTGCTGAGGGCGTTAGAATGGTTAATGGTGTAAAGTGTGTGGTTAAGAGAGCTGATGATACAACATTAGATGATTTGTTAGGTGCCGACGGAATAATTGTTGGTTCACCCACATATTATGGTGGAATGAGTGCTAAGATAAAAAGTTTGATCGACAAAAGTGTTGAAATACATGGCAAGCTTGATGGAAAGGTTGGAGCTGCCTTTACAACATCTGGTGGAACAGCGACTGGCGCTGAAACAACGCTACTCTCCATACTTAAGGCCCTATTAATACATGGTATGATAATTAAGGGGAATCCGGAGGACAAACATTATGGGTTAGCAATAGTCGGCGCGCCAGAGAGCGAGGAAGATAAAGAGGAATGCAGGAAATTTGGATTTATGATTGCAGATTTAACTAAGAAGATTTCTAAAATCAAAACAGAATAA
- a CDS encoding sugar phosphate nucleotidyltransferase, with the protein MKAIILAAGEGQRLRPLTFTRPKHMIPIGGKPILEHLIKTLKGAGIEEFLVVVNYKAEVIERYFGDGSRYGVKIEYIFQKRLLGTADAISSAEKHVNEDFLAINGDLLTSIDAIKSLIEAHKRANSIATLAAVKVEQASQYGVLKIESGQLVDIVEKPSLVSPLGELVNAGIYMFSTEIFDFIKLTEQSQRGELEITDSIRLIIKGGKRVTVAEIPSDRWLDIGRPWDLLDANARVLKSIKPENHGDIEDGAHIKGPVFIGENTIIRSGSYIEGPVFIGEGSDIGPNCHIRPYTSIGKNVRIGNACEIKNSILMNNVHVGHLSYIGDSIIGEGCNLGAGSISANLRFDKRTVKMRIKGEIVDTGRVKLGVIMGDNVMTGVGALFMPGVTIGCNSWVGPNIVVYEDVPPNTILLLEQQIKRKGFQY; encoded by the coding sequence ATGAAGGCCATTATATTAGCTGCTGGTGAGGGGCAGAGGCTTAGACCCCTAACTTTTACCCGCCCAAAACATATGATACCGATAGGAGGAAAACCGATTTTAGAGCACCTTATAAAGACTCTTAAAGGCGCTGGAATAGAAGAATTTTTAGTAGTTGTCAATTATAAGGCTGAAGTGATAGAGAGATATTTTGGCGACGGCTCCAGATATGGAGTTAAGATAGAATATATATTTCAAAAAAGATTGCTTGGAACTGCGGATGCTATATCTTCGGCTGAAAAACATGTTAATGAAGACTTTTTAGCTATCAACGGCGACTTACTTACATCAATTGATGCAATAAAGTCTCTCATCGAAGCCCATAAGAGAGCCAATTCCATCGCAACTTTAGCTGCTGTTAAAGTTGAGCAGGCAAGCCAATACGGCGTTTTGAAGATAGAGAGTGGACAGCTAGTTGACATAGTTGAGAAGCCATCTTTAGTAAGCCCTTTAGGCGAGTTAGTGAACGCGGGAATCTACATGTTTTCAACGGAAATCTTCGATTTCATAAAGCTGACAGAGCAGTCCCAGAGAGGAGAGTTGGAAATAACGGACTCTATCCGCCTAATTATTAAGGGTGGAAAGAGAGTTACTGTCGCTGAGATTCCCAGTGATAGATGGCTTGACATTGGGAGACCTTGGGATTTATTAGATGCAAACGCACGCGTGCTTAAATCAATTAAACCTGAAAACCATGGGGATATTGAGGATGGAGCCCATATTAAGGGACCAGTATTTATAGGTGAAAACACCATAATTCGCTCAGGTTCCTACATTGAGGGGCCAGTATTTATAGGTGAGGGAAGCGATATCGGTCCAAACTGCCATATACGCCCCTATACGAGCATAGGTAAGAACGTTAGGATTGGAAATGCTTGTGAAATTAAGAATAGCATATTAATGAATAATGTACATGTTGGGCATCTTTCATATATTGGCGATAGTATAATAGGAGAGGGATGCAATTTAGGGGCTGGATCAATATCAGCTAACCTCCGTTTTGACAAGAGAACTGTAAAAATGAGGATTAAAGGAGAAATAGTTGACACAGGTAGGGTGAAGCTAGGTGTTATTATGGGGGATAATGTTATGACAGGTGTAGGCGCCCTCTTCATGCCCGGTGTAACTATTGGCTGTAACAGCTGGGTTGGGCCAAACATAGTTGTTTATGAGGATGTTCCACCAAACACGATCCTCCTACTAGAGCAACAGATTAAGCGTAAAGGTTTTCAATATTAA
- a CDS encoding MBL fold metallo-hydrolase produces MEIKFLGGAREVGRNAIAIKTSKTQILLDYGVMLNHTPGFPMHIPPREIDAIIATHSHLDHSGAIPIFHISELKPVYGTSLNLELTSLLIKDFIHLSGYYLPFEYIELNSMIRSHINVGYREEVRIGDIKFELLNSGHLPGGASVLLENEGKSLLYTSDFNTIETKLLPGADLNYGELDAVIIESTYADEDHTERKILEEKFIEETTNVVESGGTVLIPAFSVGRAQEIICILAAHHFEYPVVIDGMAREASRILMKHQEFIKDPKLFMDAIHMVGWVEDWRERKRISKKPGVIVAPAGMLKGGPATYYIQIVGKKSRNAIFLVGYQIPGTPGRELLETGRCVIDGKMRKIKAKIGFFDFSSHCGAKELKETIKMLKGEPIVFTIHGANGNCQRLARWIKEEAGLEAKAPNPGETFTI; encoded by the coding sequence TTGGAGATTAAATTTTTAGGAGGAGCAAGAGAGGTTGGTAGGAACGCCATAGCCATAAAAACCAGTAAGACACAGATTCTACTTGACTATGGTGTTATGCTCAATCATACTCCTGGTTTTCCAATGCATATTCCACCAAGAGAAATTGATGCAATAATAGCGACACATAGTCATTTAGACCATTCAGGCGCGATACCAATATTTCATATAAGCGAATTGAAGCCAGTTTATGGAACAAGCCTAAACTTAGAATTAACAAGTCTACTGATAAAAGACTTTATTCATCTATCAGGTTATTATCTACCCTTCGAGTATATAGAACTTAATTCAATGATTAGAAGCCACATAAATGTTGGTTATAGGGAGGAAGTTAGGATAGGTGACATAAAATTTGAACTACTTAACTCTGGGCACCTTCCCGGCGGAGCATCAGTACTGCTTGAAAACGAGGGGAAAAGCCTACTCTATACAAGTGACTTTAACACTATAGAGACTAAACTTCTACCAGGTGCCGACTTAAACTATGGAGAACTTGATGCTGTTATAATTGAGAGCACGTATGCCGATGAGGATCATACTGAACGCAAAATCCTTGAGGAAAAATTCATTGAAGAAACCACCAATGTTGTAGAGTCAGGCGGCACTGTTCTTATCCCAGCGTTTAGCGTAGGGCGGGCGCAAGAAATAATCTGCATCTTAGCAGCCCATCACTTTGAATACCCGGTTGTAATCGATGGAATGGCAAGAGAAGCTAGTAGAATACTAATGAAGCACCAAGAATTTATTAAAGACCCAAAATTATTCATGGACGCCATTCATATGGTCGGCTGGGTTGAGGATTGGAGAGAGAGGAAGAGAATATCTAAGAAGCCTGGTGTCATAGTGGCACCAGCTGGAATGCTTAAGGGAGGCCCAGCAACCTATTATATCCAAATTGTTGGGAAAAAGTCTAGAAATGCGATTTTCCTCGTTGGATATCAGATTCCTGGAACACCTGGCCGAGAGTTATTGGAAACGGGCAGATGTGTTATAGATGGGAAGATGCGTAAGATAAAGGCTAAGATAGGTTTCTTCGACTTCTCATCTCATTGTGGAGCTAAAGAGCTAAAGGAGACCATTAAAATGTTAAAGGGGGAGCCTATTGTATTTACGATTCATGGAGCTAATGGAAATTGTCAGAGACTTGCCAGGTGGATTAAAGAGGAAGCTGGCCTAGAGGCTAAAGCTCCGAATCCCGGAG
- a CDS encoding Lsm family RNA-binding protein, whose amino-acid sequence MSTAERRFIIEISSLIDKNVSVITVDGKTYTGTLVGIDPGSLSLCISDAKDSKGQVIPKIVISGSRVAEILSVEKAFDLKGLAERLERVFPKMVKLYEKEGFIWVMDRIKVTQDGVVEGTGPAAERVQKVYQQFVQETRGE is encoded by the coding sequence ATGTCAACGGCTGAGAGAAGGTTTATTATAGAGATCTCTTCGCTTATTGATAAAAACGTTAGTGTTATAACCGTTGATGGAAAGACTTATACCGGAACATTAGTTGGAATAGATCCGGGAAGCTTAAGCTTATGTATCTCAGATGCTAAGGATTCAAAGGGGCAGGTTATACCGAAGATCGTAATTAGTGGAAGTAGAGTTGCTGAAATTTTATCCGTTGAGAAGGCGTTTGATCTTAAAGGTTTAGCGGAAAGATTAGAGAGAGTATTTCCGAAAATGGTCAAGCTGTATGAAAAAGAGGGCTTTATATGGGTTATGGACAGAATTAAGGTAACACAGGACGGTGTAGTTGAAGGAACAGGTCCAGCCGCTGAAAGAGTCCAGAAAGTATACCAACAGTTTGTGCAGGAAACTAGAGGTGAATGA